The genomic interval CACTGCTTCGAGGTCTTTCTCGAAGGGCGCGTAACCTGCCCACAATATGATACCCACTTCTTTGTCTGCGGCATATTTTACTAAGTCTGGCAAATCAATTTGTGGCGCTACGCTGAATAGGTCGCCACATCCGGATACGCTCCAGCCGTCATCCATGATTATGTATTCTATGCCGTTTTTGGCGGCAAAGTCAATGTAATATCTGTAGGTATCCTGATTAATGCCGGCCTCGAAGTCGACGCCTTTGATATTCCAGTTATTCCACCAGTCCCACGCGACTTTGCCGGGTTTGATCCACGAAATATCCTCGATACGACAGGAAGCAGCAAGTTGGTAGGTAAGCTGGCTTTGCGCAAGGTCTTTGTCTTGGTCGCCAATGATTGCGATACGCCAAGGCAATGTGCAAGCGCCGTTGAGACGTGCAATGTATCCTTCACGTTCGTCAACAATCTTCTGAATGTTTAGATATCCGCCTAGACTCTCCTTTTTCGGATAACGCGGCAGCACGCCTTTAAGCGTCGTTTTCTCATCGCTCAGAAGAAAAAGGCCGGGGTAACAACTGAGGTCGCTTTCTGTCAAGAGCACCTTGACATCGTGGGCTGGCTCTATGGCCAGTGGCAGAAACGCCATGCGTTCAGGGTCGAGCTTGGAGAGCGGAACTTGCACGTATTCATTTTCGAATGAATTAAAGAACTGGGATTCTAAATCGTTGCAACGGTCTTCGCGGATATATCCTACTGTTGCCAAAGCATCGGAGTCGAAAGAGTACAACACTTTTTCGTCGACAACGTTGACGGGATTTTCGCCTGTATATATCCAACGGTATGCTACTCCGTCGATGTAGGCGCGGAACTCAATTTTCCAATTTTTGTCCGTATTGAAAGTGAGTTGATTGTACTTGTCTGCAATGAATGAATTGCGGTAGAAGGGCGACTGCAATGTGGCGTCGCCGCTTTTCGCTTCGGGTGATCTGGCGATGCCCATGTTTCTCCCGTTTTCGAGCCGAAGGGCGGCAGAGCCCGTAAACACATCTTTACCGTTGAAAGTAACAACATAGTCGAGATTCTCGCTGATGGTAGCTTTGATGGCACCGTCGGGCGAAACGAGTGTGTGGTCGCGAGATGTGGCTGGCAGAAATATAGCCGAAAACAGCAGCAAAAAGATTACTTTTTTCATTCGTGGTATATTGACTAAGTAAAGTTATAAATATTTAACGGGAAAGTAAAGAAATTGCAACTGACAAATCGTTGACAATCGTTGCGGAGGACACAGCGGCACTCATACCCACACTGCGAATCGGGCCAAGGGCGTTTTCGAGTCTCTGAATACCTTGGATATCGCCGTCAGCGGTCATGAATTCGCGCAGCAGGCGTATTTTCTCGCTGAGTTGTATTCCCTCGACAAGGCGTTCGTAGCGTACCGACGAGCGGCCGTCGGGATAGATGAAGAAGGTGTCGCCAGGGCCAAACATACGCCAGCGAGTGTCGGTCATTGGCTTATCATTCCAATTTTGGAACGACCAATGCAAATATCCGTCATAGCCTACTGCGGTTGAGTAAACAGGAAGGAAGGAGCTGTCGGCAGGATCGTTGTTGCTGAACTGCCCTGGTGCGGGATCTGCACAACAGGTGTATCTCATGCTTACCATGCCTTTGTTGCGCCGGCGTTGCAATTCTTCTTCACTGAAATAGCTGTTGCGTCCGAGTGAGTAAATTGCGAGTGCGTCGACGAGTTCTGGGTGATAGCTCCCTGCAAGCCCCATTTTGAAGCCGGGCACGGCTTTATTGGCAACGGCGAGGGCGTCCAACATTTGATCGAGACCACGTTCATCCATGAAGATATATGATTTTTCAAACCAGCCTTTTTCGCGCAAATGCATGGCAAGTGATTGGAGTGTTGCCGTCCATAACTCTTTATACTCGGACGACGATGTAGGAGCGTCAAGGAAACGATACTCACCCGAAACACTGTCGAGATAGCGAAATTTCATCTCCCAAGGTACCATAGTGAAGCAATCTATAGCCTTATCTATGCCTTGCCCGGCCATAAACTCCACATATCTGTCGAAGATGGTATAGTCAAAGCTCCACGTTCCATCGGATTCGCGCACGGTCTCGACCATAGGCTCGAATTTATCATTGCTTTGTTCGCCCCACGGTTCGTAGAACAGCACGGTGGTGACCGCCTTTTGCCCTGCACGCGCCATGTATTCGGCATATGGTTTAAGAAGTTCAAGGTGTTTGTCGCTCCATGCCGGCACGTCGTAATAGCGCGATACGGCATATGGCTGTTGCCACAGGTCGAGATAGAAAGCATAGTCTTTCGGCTCGGGTAGAGTACTACCGAGTACATCAATGCCGAGCCTGATTTCAGTCAAGGTCTTGTCGCTGCCGGCCTGAAGGAGCGAGAGGGTTGCATTATAACGTCCCGGCGCTATGTCGCGGGGCACTTCTACTGTACACCATACGGGTCGCACGCTGTTAGGCGGCATTGAAACAGTGGTATTGGGAAGATCTATCATGTCGGCTATCGTGTATGCCGGAATGGTATCGACATCGAAATAACCGCATGCCCGCACATCGTTTGTCCATACATAGCGCATGAGCATGGCATTTGAGCCAGTCAACGTTATCTTTTTGCCATCGTTGTCGGTAAATTCCGACAATTCGACCCTGACTGGACCCATTGCCTTACGGCTTACTACAAGTGCCTCGATTCCTATGCGTTCTCCTCGCCAAGCTGTGATAATAGTGTCTGTGCAGAGACCTGACGGAGGTGTCGCAAATTGACGGTAGTGCTGGTCTTTCGACACCCAAGAGAACGTGAGTGCTTTGCCGCGTTTTTGCCAGCCCGACTTATCGACCGTCGATGTATCTACGGGCTCTGGATTGTTCGGCGAGATCATGGTTTGGACTGTTACCGCAATCATTGCGGCCGTTGTCAGCAGAAGTTTCAACATATTAATTTTCTAATTTTTTAATTGTACCGCCATCAAAAATAACGGCAAGCGATGAGTGGAGATTGGTATACAGAGTGGTGATTTGCGGCTCGTCGGCAATGACGTGCAGGCTAACGCCACGGCGTTCAGCAGAGCAGTTGTAGGCACCGATGCTTCCGTCCGGGCGTTCAATAACAAAGGCGTTGCAAAGTACGGTTTCAGCAATGAACTTGAAACACTCGTGCACGTCGTTATCCGACGATACAATGGTCTGCCAATCGGCAATCATTGGCACATACTGTTCGCCTATGATGATTTGACGGTTAGGGTAACATTCTGGGTGCGGATTGCCGTAGGTGTCGTTGTCTGCTGTATATGCGTTGTCAGGTTCACACACCTGCACTGCCTGCACGAATGGATCGACGACAAAGGCCCAATTTAAGTCGCCTGTCTTGTGGTCGATGAGTGCGGCGAAAGCAGTTGCAGCGTCGAATGTTTCGCGAATCCACCGTTCCTCGCCGGTCAGCAGATAGGCGTAGTAGGTTGCATAGGCACGCCAGGCACTCCATCCATGTGGCGACGACAGCATGTTAGGCAGCATGAAGACATCGTACTGTGCCTCCCAAAAACGCAGCGTGCCTCCGCGGCGTCGAGCATCAGATACCCGTAACTGCGTGAGACAGTCGTGACCATCGAGCAGTTTGAGCATGGCATCAGTATAATATCGCCGGGTTTTGTAATCGTTGGTGCGCAGAGCAAGTTCGCCAAGTTGCAGAGCCGAGCAACTTATCATGCCGTCTTCGTAAGTCATCTGACCTTCAGTCTCTAAATTACCGTCGATGGCGGCGAGACGATCGATGGCGCGGTGAGCTGATGCTTCAAGTCGAGCCGCTTGTTTTTTTCGTCTTGCAGCGCGCTCGGCGTCGGCAAACTCAAGAAGGCTTTTTGCAGGATAGATAACAGAGGTATAGTCGGTATTTCCATTCATATATGCACCATCGGCACGCTGGCAACTCATCAGATAGGCCGCGAGGCGCTCGCCCAGATCAAGATCGGCCTCATTACCATAGGCCATATATCGGTCGGCAAGCATGCCGATGG from uncultured Alistipes sp. carries:
- a CDS encoding glycoside hydrolase domain-containing protein → MLKLLLTTAAMIAVTVQTMISPNNPEPVDTSTVDKSGWQKRGKALTFSWVSKDQHYRQFATPPSGLCTDTIITAWRGERIGIEALVVSRKAMGPVRVELSEFTDNDGKKITLTGSNAMLMRYVWTNDVRACGYFDVDTIPAYTIADMIDLPNTTVSMPPNSVRPVWCTVEVPRDIAPGRYNATLSLLQAGSDKTLTEIRLGIDVLGSTLPEPKDYAFYLDLWQQPYAVSRYYDVPAWSDKHLELLKPYAEYMARAGQKAVTTVLFYEPWGEQSNDKFEPMVETVRESDGTWSFDYTIFDRYVEFMAGQGIDKAIDCFTMVPWEMKFRYLDSVSGEYRFLDAPTSSSEYKELWTATLQSLAMHLREKGWFEKSYIFMDERGLDQMLDALAVANKAVPGFKMGLAGSYHPELVDALAIYSLGRNSYFSEEELQRRRNKGMVSMRYTCCADPAPGQFSNNDPADSSFLPVYSTAVGYDGYLHWSFQNWNDKPMTDTRWRMFGPGDTFFIYPDGRSSVRYERLVEGIQLSEKIRLLREFMTADGDIQGIQRLENALGPIRSVGMSAAVSSATIVNDLSVAISLLSR
- a CDS encoding glycoside hydrolase family 97 protein, with amino-acid sequence MKKVIFLLLFSAIFLPATSRDHTLVSPDGAIKATISENLDYVVTFNGKDVFTGSAALRLENGRNMGIARSPEAKSGDATLQSPFYRNSFIADKYNQLTFNTDKNWKIEFRAYIDGVAYRWIYTGENPVNVVDEKVLYSFDSDALATVGYIREDRCNDLESQFFNSFENEYVQVPLSKLDPERMAFLPLAIEPAHDVKVLLTESDLSCYPGLFLLSDEKTTLKGVLPRYPKKESLGGYLNIQKIVDEREGYIARLNGACTLPWRIAIIGDQDKDLAQSQLTYQLAASCRIEDISWIKPGKVAWDWWNNWNIKGVDFEAGINQDTYRYYIDFAAKNGIEYIIMDDGWSVSGCGDLFSVAPQIDLPDLVKYAADKEVGIILWAGYAPFEKDLEAVCRHYSNMGIKGFKVDFFDRNDQKLEKFIDKAAETAARYHLVLDLHGFHMPAGINRKWPNVLNTEGVNGLERLKGYDISLDQVRYDTFIPFIRQAGGPMDYTQGAMLNGTRETYRPCNSQPMSQGTRCHQLALYAVLDSPLNMLCDSPTNYESEQECTNYIADIPTVWDQTIVLDGKMGEYCVTARRKGNDWYIGGITNWTARDITIDLSFLPDGDYVGDWYVDGRNAHRDATDYRREKEPVGFVKTIHLAPGGGFAAKISKE